In one window of Comamonas testosteroni DNA:
- the yddG gene encoding aromatic amino acid DMT transporter YddG, with translation MNPTEAAARRATLIGLLAVLCWSCTVGLMRAVAEPLGAVGGAACLYTMAAICVAAARGRKGWRELARWRSMHPAYLWGCGLLFVVYEICLSVAVGLAHDRSQAMEIGLINYLWPSLTIVLAVLCGQQGARWWLWPGVLICLWGLARVLGGDSFSLPLMWSHVLGNPLAYGMGFAAALLWPTYSLLARRYGAGFNAVGLFVTWTSIALWLKWLMLGEPQPMLWTWLTAGQVLLVGALTALGYSCWEHGIQHGKLALLAAASYFTPVLSALMASALLQVLPGWSFWQGVALVTLGSLVCWWATRTPAPV, from the coding sequence ATGAACCCCACTGAAGCCGCCGCCCGGCGTGCCACGCTTATCGGCCTGCTGGCCGTGCTCTGCTGGAGCTGCACCGTGGGCCTGATGCGTGCCGTGGCAGAGCCGCTGGGTGCCGTCGGCGGCGCGGCCTGCCTCTACACCATGGCCGCCATCTGCGTTGCCGCAGCACGCGGGCGCAAAGGCTGGCGCGAGCTGGCACGCTGGCGCAGCATGCACCCTGCCTATCTCTGGGGCTGCGGCCTGCTGTTTGTGGTCTATGAGATTTGCCTGTCCGTAGCCGTGGGCCTGGCCCACGACCGCAGCCAGGCCATGGAGATCGGGCTCATCAACTATCTCTGGCCCAGCCTCACCATCGTGCTGGCCGTGCTGTGCGGCCAGCAGGGGGCTCGCTGGTGGCTGTGGCCAGGCGTGCTGATCTGCCTGTGGGGCCTGGCGCGCGTGCTGGGCGGCGACAGCTTCAGCCTGCCGCTCATGTGGAGCCATGTGCTGGGCAACCCGCTGGCCTATGGCATGGGTTTTGCTGCCGCCCTGCTCTGGCCGACCTACTCGCTGCTGGCGCGCCGCTATGGCGCAGGCTTCAACGCCGTGGGTCTGTTCGTGACCTGGACTTCCATCGCGCTGTGGCTCAAGTGGCTGATGCTGGGCGAGCCACAGCCCATGCTCTGGACCTGGCTGACCGCCGGCCAGGTCTTGCTGGTCGGGGCGCTCACGGCACTGGGCTACAGCTGCTGGGAGCACGGCATCCAGCATGGCAAGCTGGCCCTGCTGGCTGCGGCGTCCTATTTCACACCGGTGCTCTCGGCGCTGATGGCCAGTGCACTGCTGCAGGTGCTGCCGGGCTGGAGCTTTTGGCAAGGCGTGGCACTGGTAACGCTGGGTTCGCTGGTCTGCTGGTGGGCAACGCGCACGCCTGCGCCGGTATAA
- the recX gene encoding recombination regulator RecX: protein MSFAKLSLKGRALKLLGQREHSRLELQRKLAPYVEEGDDLRAILDELEKRGFISAQRVVDSVIHSKSSRFGTARLVQELRSKGLDDEVVRNASEQLRDTELERARELWRKRFGTPPADIKEKAKQLRFMASRGFSSAVASRVLREAPYSAFDESDDAG from the coding sequence GTGAGCTTTGCCAAGCTTTCACTCAAAGGCCGAGCCCTGAAGCTGCTGGGGCAGCGCGAGCATTCGCGGCTGGAGTTGCAGCGCAAGCTGGCGCCGTATGTGGAAGAGGGCGATGACCTGCGGGCCATTCTCGATGAGCTGGAAAAGCGCGGCTTCATCAGCGCGCAGCGGGTAGTGGATTCCGTCATTCACAGCAAGTCCAGCCGCTTTGGCACGGCGCGGCTGGTGCAGGAGTTGCGCAGCAAAGGGCTGGACGATGAAGTGGTGCGCAACGCGAGCGAGCAACTGCGCGATACCGAGCTGGAACGTGCCCGTGAGCTGTGGCGCAAGCGCTTTGGCACGCCGCCTGCCGATATCAAGGAAAAGGCCAAACAGCTGCGCTTCATGGCGTCGCGGGGCTTTTCCTCTGCCGTGGCATCGCGGGTTTTGCGCGAGGCTCCATACTCGGCGTTCGACGAAAGTGATGACGCGGGCTGA
- the recA gene encoding recombinase RecA, protein MNAIAKTNDANSEKAKALAAALAQIEKQFGKGTIMKLGEGEAIEDIQVVSTGSLGLDIALGVGGLPRGRVIEIYGPESSGKTTLTLQVIAEMQKLGGTCAFIDAEHALDTGYAQKLGVSLSDVLISQPDTGEQALEICDSLVRSGAVDLIVIDSVAALTPKAEIEGEMGDALPGLQARLMSQALRKLTATIKKTNCMVIFINQIRMKIGVMFGSPETTTGGNALKFYASVRLDIRRTGTIKKGDEAIGNETKVKVVKNKVSPPFKTAEFDILFGEGISREGEILDMGVNAKILEKSGAWYAYNGEKIGQGRDNSREFLRENPALAIEIENKVRDSLGIKLLPVDGAAAAEAKPAKGGKGKVDKDGVIEG, encoded by the coding sequence ATGAACGCCATCGCCAAGACCAACGACGCCAACAGCGAAAAAGCCAAAGCCCTGGCTGCAGCCCTGGCCCAGATCGAAAAGCAGTTCGGCAAGGGCACCATCATGAAGCTCGGTGAAGGTGAAGCCATCGAAGACATTCAGGTCGTCTCCACCGGCTCTCTGGGTCTGGACATCGCGCTGGGCGTAGGCGGTCTGCCGCGCGGCCGCGTGATTGAAATCTACGGCCCCGAATCCTCGGGCAAGACCACGCTGACGCTGCAGGTCATTGCCGAGATGCAAAAGCTGGGCGGCACCTGCGCCTTCATCGACGCCGAGCATGCGCTGGACACCGGCTATGCCCAGAAGCTGGGCGTGAGCCTCAGCGACGTGCTGATCAGCCAGCCCGACACCGGTGAGCAGGCACTGGAGATCTGCGACAGTCTGGTGCGCTCGGGTGCCGTGGACCTGATCGTCATCGACTCGGTGGCCGCCTTGACGCCCAAGGCCGAAATCGAAGGTGAGATGGGCGACGCCCTGCCCGGCCTGCAGGCCCGCCTGATGAGCCAGGCCCTGCGCAAGCTGACGGCCACCATCAAGAAGACCAACTGCATGGTCATCTTCATCAATCAGATCCGCATGAAGATCGGCGTGATGTTCGGCTCGCCCGAGACCACCACCGGCGGCAATGCGCTGAAGTTCTATGCCTCCGTGCGTCTGGATATCCGCCGCACCGGCACCATCAAGAAGGGCGATGAGGCCATCGGCAACGAAACCAAGGTCAAGGTCGTGAAGAACAAGGTCTCGCCCCCCTTCAAGACGGCCGAGTTCGACATCCTGTTTGGCGAAGGCATCAGCCGCGAAGGCGAGATTCTGGACATGGGCGTGAACGCCAAGATTCTGGAAAAGAGCGGTGCCTGGTATGCCTACAACGGCGAAAAAATCGGCCAGGGCCGCGACAACTCGCGTGAGTTCCTGCGCGAGAACCCCGCGCTGGCCATCGAAATCGAGAACAAGGTGCGCGATAGCCTGGGCATCAAGCTGCTGCCCGTGGACGGTGCAGCGGCTGCCGAAGCCAAGCCTGCCAAGGGCGGCAAGGGCAAGGTAGACAAGGACGGAGTGATTGAAGGTTGA
- a CDS encoding MarR family winged helix-turn-helix transcriptional regulator, whose amino-acid sequence MSEIAHVTPPADAWRQTHLGRLLGHAMRRFDARVLQLMARAVEVPLALSNLAARDKVGAAHIHITRHLSLAGDRLTDLAGKAGMTKQAMADLVTQCEAWGLVTRESDPHDARARRVRFTDAGLAWLQAFHDAVSQAEAEFREAVGTDVATVVALGLEAYAEGY is encoded by the coding sequence ATGTCGGAAATCGCCCACGTCACCCCGCCCGCCGATGCCTGGCGCCAGACCCATCTGGGCCGTTTGCTGGGTCATGCCATGCGCCGCTTCGATGCGCGCGTGCTGCAGCTCATGGCGCGTGCAGTGGAGGTGCCGCTGGCGCTGTCCAACCTGGCGGCCCGCGACAAGGTGGGGGCGGCCCATATCCACATCACGCGCCATCTGTCGCTGGCTGGCGACCGGCTCACCGATCTGGCCGGCAAGGCCGGCATGACCAAACAGGCCATGGCCGATCTGGTGACGCAGTGCGAAGCCTGGGGCCTGGTCACGCGCGAGAGCGACCCGCATGATGCGCGCGCCAGGCGCGTGCGCTTCACCGATGCGGGTCTGGCCTGGCTGCAGGCTTTTCACGACGCCGTAAGCCAGGCAGAGGCCGAATTTCGCGAAGCCGTGGGCACGGATGTGGCCACCGTGGTCGCGCTGGGCCTGGAAGCCTATGCCGAAGGCTATTGA
- a CDS encoding response regulator, which produces MRILIAEDDQVLADGLLRTLRSSGAVVSHVANGSEADTALLTSSEFDLLILDLGLPKVHGLEVLKRLRGRGDALPVLILTAADSIEERVQGLDYGADDYMAKPFALSELEARVRALTRRGMGGASSTIKHGPLVYDQTGRVATIDGKMVELSARELGLLEVLLQRAGRLVSKDQLVERLCEWGEEVSNNAIEVYIHRLRKKIEKGPIRIATVRGLGYCLEKITPP; this is translated from the coding sequence ATGCGCATACTGATTGCCGAAGACGACCAGGTGCTGGCAGACGGCCTGCTGCGCACGCTGCGCAGCTCGGGCGCCGTTGTCAGCCATGTGGCCAATGGCAGTGAGGCCGATACCGCCTTGCTGACCAGCAGCGAATTCGATTTGCTGATTCTCGATCTGGGTCTGCCAAAGGTACACGGTCTGGAAGTGCTCAAGCGCCTGCGTGGGCGCGGCGATGCGCTTCCGGTGCTGATTCTCACGGCCGCCGATTCGATCGAAGAGCGCGTACAGGGCCTGGACTATGGTGCCGACGACTACATGGCCAAGCCGTTTGCGCTGTCCGAGCTGGAAGCGCGCGTGCGCGCCCTCACGCGTCGCGGCATGGGCGGCGCCAGCTCCACCATCAAGCACGGCCCGCTGGTCTATGACCAGACCGGCCGGGTCGCCACCATCGACGGCAAGATGGTGGAGCTGTCGGCGCGCGAGCTGGGCCTGCTGGAAGTGCTGCTGCAGCGCGCGGGCCGTCTGGTCAGCAAGGACCAGCTGGTGGAGCGCCTGTGCGAATGGGGCGAAGAGGTGAGCAACAACGCCATCGAGGTCTATATCCACCGTCTGCGCAAGAAAATCGAGAAAGGCCCGATCCGCATCGCCACCGTCCGCGGCCTCGGTTACTGCCTGGAAAAAATCACCCCCCCCTGA
- a CDS encoding sensor histidine kinase has product MKIFQREQRSLFGEILDWMLTPLLLLWPVSLALTWLVAQGLANKPFDRALEYNAQALAQLVIVQRGKVQFNLPQSASEILRADESDTVFFQVSGTRGEYLAGERDLPRPPAVDEDPPTGTVLLRDEEYKGIDLRVAYIWVRMPLPGEPNALVQVAETREKRSVLATEIIKGVMLPQFVILPLAALLVWLALARGIKPLHRLEERIRARKPEDLSPINHKDVPLEVVPLVDSVNDLLQRLHDSIATQKRFLADAAHQLKTPLAGLRMQADLAQREGTNTEDLKRSLAQIGRSSMRATHTVNQLLALARAESAVPAMQGCNLVRIVTDVVQDCLPRAMDKHIDLGYEGASASTPGVWLNGNATLLAELVRNLVDNAINYTPSTSEQPGVVTVRVQADHFGQILLLQVEDSGPGVPLAERELIFQPFYRALGSEADGSGLGLPIVMEIARQHGAQVLLQEARPGHTPPGALFTVRFKAMPGQQ; this is encoded by the coding sequence ATGAAGATCTTTCAGCGTGAGCAGCGATCCCTCTTTGGCGAGATCCTCGACTGGATGCTCACGCCGCTGCTGCTGCTCTGGCCCGTGAGCCTGGCGCTGACCTGGCTGGTGGCCCAGGGTCTGGCCAACAAGCCCTTCGACCGCGCGCTGGAGTACAACGCCCAGGCCCTGGCCCAGCTGGTCATCGTGCAACGCGGCAAGGTGCAGTTCAATCTGCCGCAGTCGGCCAGCGAGATCTTGCGCGCCGATGAGTCGGACACGGTGTTCTTTCAGGTCAGCGGCACCAGGGGCGAATATCTGGCGGGCGAGCGCGACCTGCCGCGCCCGCCCGCTGTCGACGAGGACCCGCCCACCGGCACGGTGCTGCTGCGCGATGAGGAATACAAGGGCATTGACCTGCGCGTGGCCTATATCTGGGTGCGCATGCCGCTGCCCGGCGAGCCCAACGCTCTGGTGCAGGTCGCGGAAACACGCGAAAAGCGTAGCGTGCTGGCCACGGAAATCATCAAGGGCGTGATGCTGCCGCAGTTCGTCATCCTGCCGCTGGCCGCCTTGCTGGTCTGGCTGGCGCTGGCGCGCGGCATCAAGCCGCTGCACCGGCTGGAAGAGCGCATCCGCGCGCGCAAGCCCGAGGATCTCTCGCCCATCAACCACAAAGATGTGCCGCTGGAGGTGGTGCCGCTGGTCGATTCGGTCAACGATCTGCTGCAGCGGCTGCATGACTCCATCGCCACGCAAAAGCGCTTTCTGGCCGACGCCGCCCACCAGCTCAAGACCCCGCTGGCGGGGCTGCGCATGCAGGCCGACCTGGCCCAGCGCGAGGGCACGAACACCGAAGACCTGAAGCGCTCGCTGGCGCAGATCGGCCGCTCCAGCATGCGTGCCACCCATACGGTCAACCAGCTGCTGGCACTGGCACGGGCCGAGAGCGCCGTGCCCGCCATGCAAGGCTGCAACCTCGTGCGCATCGTCACCGACGTGGTGCAGGACTGCCTGCCGCGCGCCATGGACAAGCACATCGACCTGGGCTACGAGGGCGCCAGCGCCAGCACGCCCGGTGTCTGGCTCAACGGCAATGCCACCTTGCTCGCCGAGTTGGTGCGCAATCTGGTGGACAACGCCATCAACTACACGCCATCGACCAGCGAACAGCCGGGCGTGGTCACCGTGCGCGTGCAGGCCGATCATTTCGGCCAGATTCTGCTGCTGCAGGTCGAGGACTCCGGCCCCGGCGTGCCGCTGGCCGAGCGCGAACTGATCTTCCAGCCCTTTTACCGGGCGCTGGGCTCCGAAGCCGACGGCTCCGGTCTGGGCCTGCCCATCGTCATGGAAATCGCCCGTCAGCATGGAGCGCAGGTGCTGCTGCAAGAAGCCAGGCCCGGTCATACCCCGCCGGGGGCACTGTTTACCGTGCGCTTCAAGGCCATGCCCGGACAGCAGTGA
- a CDS encoding tripartite tricarboxylate transporter substrate binding protein BugE — translation MQRRQFIYTAAAAAAASSFSGMTMAQDTSRPLRIVVPFPAGGPTDMVPRNMQDVLIKLLGGQAVVIENKAGAGGSIGMAEVARATDGVTFGIATLSTHGVNPAVFKKLPYDAINDFVGVTEIVKAPGVLVINPKLIPVKTFAEFVAYLKANPGKVSYATPGNGTIGHMWGAQFLKSTGTEMHHIPYRGSAPAINDVLGNQVPVYFDQVNSSLPHIKSGKVRALAVSWHERLDVLPDVQTYAQAGHPDLNEPSWFGLVAPKNTPAAQVERVQKAIIAALKDPAVKQRMAAQGLYPSGTSSADFTKQIASEVAKMKKLAAVADIHLD, via the coding sequence ATGCAAAGACGTCAATTCATCTACACCGCCGCTGCTGCCGCAGCCGCTTCTTCTTTCTCCGGCATGACCATGGCGCAGGACACATCGCGTCCTCTGCGCATCGTCGTGCCCTTCCCCGCTGGCGGCCCTACCGACATGGTGCCCCGCAATATGCAGGACGTGCTGATCAAGCTGCTGGGCGGCCAGGCCGTGGTGATTGAAAACAAGGCCGGCGCCGGCGGCTCCATCGGCATGGCCGAAGTGGCTCGCGCCACTGATGGCGTGACTTTCGGCATTGCCACCCTGTCCACCCATGGCGTGAACCCCGCCGTGTTCAAGAAGCTGCCTTACGACGCAATCAACGACTTCGTGGGTGTGACCGAGATCGTCAAGGCCCCCGGCGTGCTGGTGATCAACCCCAAGCTGATTCCCGTGAAGACTTTTGCCGAGTTTGTGGCCTACCTCAAGGCCAACCCCGGCAAGGTGTCCTATGCCACCCCCGGCAACGGCACCATCGGCCATATGTGGGGCGCCCAGTTCCTCAAGAGCACGGGCACCGAAATGCACCACATTCCCTACCGTGGCTCGGCTCCGGCCATCAACGACGTGCTGGGCAACCAGGTTCCCGTGTACTTCGATCAGGTGAACTCGTCCCTGCCCCATATCAAGTCGGGCAAGGTGCGCGCCCTGGCCGTGTCCTGGCATGAACGCCTGGACGTGCTGCCCGATGTGCAGACCTATGCGCAGGCCGGTCACCCCGATCTGAACGAGCCTTCCTGGTTCGGCCTGGTGGCCCCCAAGAACACGCCCGCCGCACAAGTGGAACGTGTGCAAAAAGCCATCATTGCCGCACTCAAGGATCCCGCCGTCAAGCAGCGCATGGCCGCTCAAGGCCTGTACCCCTCGGGCACATCGAGCGCCGATTTCACCAAGCAGATCGCCAGCGAAGTGGCCAAGATGAAGAAGCTGGCCGCTGTCGCCGATATTCATCTTGACTAA
- a CDS encoding SPOR domain-containing protein has product MLRIVFLLLLLGNAGYYMWSHGYLAGMGLAPELQSEPQRLQEQIRPDGLVLQQPEAVQAPDDEPAKTAEPEAPAVDDSAPPAAPESKSDGKSDAATVAAREIKDAKDTKDAKTAIKEPEACYQANGIEEAQADSIRRALAGKSKSDWELVASHQGGRWMVYMGKFPDAEFMDRKRGELRLMNIDFDRAGGSFEPGLSLGRFSTEEAAQRQLATFARQGVRTARVVQERPDVTTYALRLPKATPSLRNEVAALAGKNLLPKALQACSK; this is encoded by the coding sequence ATGCTGAGAATCGTTTTCCTGCTCTTGCTGCTGGGCAACGCCGGCTACTACATGTGGAGCCACGGCTATCTGGCCGGCATGGGGCTGGCGCCGGAGTTGCAGTCCGAGCCGCAGCGCCTTCAGGAGCAGATCAGGCCGGATGGCCTGGTGCTGCAGCAGCCCGAAGCGGTGCAAGCTCCGGACGATGAACCTGCAAAGACTGCGGAGCCCGAAGCGCCTGCGGTGGACGACAGTGCGCCGCCCGCCGCTCCCGAAAGCAAGTCGGATGGCAAGTCCGACGCCGCAACCGTCGCGGCCAGGGAAATCAAGGATGCCAAGGACACAAAGGATGCCAAGACCGCCATTAAGGAGCCCGAGGCCTGCTATCAGGCCAACGGCATCGAAGAGGCGCAGGCCGACAGCATTCGCCGTGCGCTGGCGGGCAAGTCCAAGAGCGATTGGGAGCTGGTGGCCAGCCATCAGGGCGGACGCTGGATGGTCTATATGGGCAAGTTCCCAGACGCCGAATTCATGGACCGCAAGCGCGGCGAGCTGCGCCTGATGAATATCGACTTCGACCGCGCCGGCGGCAGCTTCGAGCCCGGTCTGTCGCTGGGGCGTTTTTCGACGGAAGAAGCCGCCCAGCGCCAGCTGGCCACTTTCGCGCGCCAGGGCGTGCGCACCGCGCGCGTGGTGCAGGAGCGTCCCGATGTGACGACCTATGCGCTGCGCCTGCCCAAGGCCACGCCGAGCTTGCGCAACGAAGTGGCGGCACTTGCTGGCAAGAATCTGTTGCCCAAGGCTTTGCAGGCCTGCTCTAAGTAA
- a CDS encoding biotin--[acetyl-CoA-carboxylase] ligase yields the protein MTQPIHWNAEALWEAIAPQLPGFTVEVLLSIDSSNTELMRRARDGLTEPVLLIAEQQTQGRGRLGRNWVSGVGDSLMFSLGLPLAPRDWSGLSLAVGVSVAESLQPQLPAAGAAPKIGIKWPNDLWLEGDRKLAGILIETASFVGGQQHDMTAPRYVVIGIGINVRPRPGDGMRTAPACLQELDAALDAPTALACILPNLVAEVQSFARHGFAPLMQRFAQRDLLAGREVNLSDGTSGMAQGVAADGGFLVRTATGLQAVTSSEISVRPAGSPLQA from the coding sequence ATGACTCAGCCGATTCACTGGAATGCCGAAGCCTTGTGGGAAGCCATTGCGCCGCAGCTGCCGGGCTTTACGGTCGAGGTGCTGCTTAGCATCGACTCCAGCAACACCGAACTCATGCGCCGCGCGCGAGACGGGCTGACGGAGCCGGTGCTGTTGATTGCCGAGCAGCAAACCCAGGGCCGAGGCCGCCTGGGCCGCAACTGGGTCAGCGGCGTCGGTGATTCGCTGATGTTCTCGCTGGGCCTGCCGCTGGCACCGCGCGACTGGTCGGGACTGTCATTGGCGGTGGGCGTGAGTGTGGCCGAGAGCCTGCAGCCCCAGCTTCCCGCAGCGGGGGCTGCGCCCAAGATCGGCATCAAGTGGCCCAACGATCTGTGGCTGGAGGGCGACCGCAAGCTGGCCGGCATTCTGATCGAGACCGCCAGCTTTGTCGGCGGCCAGCAACACGATATGACGGCGCCGCGCTATGTGGTGATCGGTATCGGCATCAATGTGCGTCCGCGTCCCGGTGACGGCATGCGCACGGCCCCGGCCTGCCTGCAGGAGCTTGATGCGGCACTGGATGCGCCCACGGCCCTGGCCTGCATATTGCCAAACCTGGTGGCCGAGGTGCAGAGCTTTGCCCGGCATGGCTTTGCTCCGCTGATGCAGCGTTTCGCCCAGCGCGATCTGCTGGCTGGACGCGAAGTGAATCTGAGCGACGGCACGAGCGGCATGGCTCAGGGTGTGGCTGCCGATGGCGGCTTTCTGGTGCGTACCGCGACCGGGCTGCAAGCCGTGACCAGTTCCGAAATCAGCGTGCGTCCGGCAGGCAGCCCGCTGCAGGCTTGA
- a CDS encoding SET domain-containing protein, translating to MPRTSLASSTGRRIQTRRSGVHGKGVFAAQDIAQGETIIEYVGEVIDWQQAQDRHPHDPSQPNHTFYFQVDDERVIDATHKGNSSRWINHSCAPNCYTDEIDGRVYIVALRNIAAGEELNYDYGLMVEERYTAKLKAEYACYCGAANCRGTMLAPKRGWKPPMPASIP from the coding sequence ATGCCCCGCACATCACTGGCCTCTTCAACGGGCCGCCGCATCCAGACCCGGCGCTCCGGCGTTCATGGCAAAGGCGTTTTCGCCGCGCAGGATATTGCGCAAGGCGAAACCATTATTGAGTACGTGGGCGAAGTGATTGACTGGCAGCAGGCGCAGGACCGTCATCCGCATGATCCCAGCCAGCCCAATCACACTTTTTACTTTCAGGTCGACGATGAGCGGGTGATAGATGCCACGCACAAGGGCAACTCCTCGCGCTGGATCAACCACAGCTGCGCGCCCAACTGCTACACCGACGAGATCGACGGTCGCGTCTATATCGTGGCGCTGCGCAATATTGCAGCGGGCGAGGAGCTGAACTATGACTATGGCCTGATGGTGGAGGAGCGCTATACGGCCAAGCTCAAGGCTGAATATGCCTGCTACTGCGGCGCTGCGAACTGCCGCGGCACCATGCTGGCGCCGAAAAGGGGCTGGAAACCGCCGATGCCTGCAAGCATCCCCTGA